A region from the Pontixanthobacter aestiaquae genome encodes:
- the recF gene encoding DNA replication/repair protein RecF (All proteins in this family for which functions are known are DNA-binding proteins that assist the filamentation of RecA onto DNA for the initiation of recombination or recombinational repair.) — MALDQITLSHFRNHAETRLDDTRRFNLLVGDNGAGKTNVLEAISLFAPGRGLRRAALAEMAGSDGDGGLAIGASLTADPDQEPVRLGSYTKAAQPGRRLVRVNGSETSAVSLGEWLAIGWLTPAMDRLFTDSAGARRRFVDRMALAVDPLHARHATRYEAALRERNRLLSDDRQPEAAWLDGVEAQLAEHGCALASGRAGLISRIMEELATLPSEPFARPALSYAAGGPIMQSDLAAALRDNRRKDRAASRTLIGPHRDELEVAMEGKNVSAASCSTGEQKAMLIAIILAHANLAARGRPNLLLLDEVAAHLDPIRRGALFERLRDSGAQVWLTGTELAPFEAIREEAAVWRVENGKLQRV; from the coding sequence ATGGCTCTCGACCAGATCACTCTCTCCCACTTCCGGAATCATGCCGAGACACGGCTTGATGACACGCGGCGGTTCAACCTGCTGGTGGGCGACAATGGCGCGGGCAAGACCAATGTACTGGAAGCAATTTCGCTGTTTGCGCCCGGGCGCGGGCTTCGGCGCGCTGCGCTGGCCGAGATGGCAGGCAGTGACGGTGATGGCGGATTGGCCATTGGCGCATCGCTAACCGCAGATCCAGATCAGGAGCCGGTTCGGCTCGGTAGCTATACCAAGGCTGCGCAACCGGGCCGCAGACTGGTTCGCGTCAATGGCAGCGAGACCAGCGCGGTAAGTCTGGGCGAATGGCTCGCGATAGGCTGGCTGACCCCGGCGATGGACCGGCTGTTCACCGATAGCGCTGGCGCAAGGCGGCGCTTTGTGGACCGGATGGCGCTTGCGGTCGATCCACTCCACGCGCGCCACGCGACACGGTATGAAGCCGCCCTGCGCGAACGCAACCGGCTGCTGAGCGACGATCGCCAGCCAGAGGCCGCATGGCTCGACGGCGTGGAAGCACAATTGGCGGAGCATGGCTGTGCGCTGGCATCGGGCCGCGCGGGCCTGATTTCGCGCATTATGGAGGAGCTGGCTACGCTCCCCTCGGAACCCTTCGCGCGCCCCGCGCTGTCTTACGCCGCTGGTGGTCCCATCATGCAAAGCGATCTGGCGGCGGCACTGCGCGATAACCGCCGCAAGGACCGCGCTGCCTCGCGTACACTCATCGGCCCCCACCGCGACGAGTTGGAAGTCGCGATGGAAGGCAAGAATGTTTCCGCAGCCAGCTGCTCTACCGGCGAACAGAAGGCGATGTTGATTGCGATAATCCTCGCCCACGCAAATCTCGCGGCACGGGGACGCCCCAATTTGCTGCTGCTCGATGAAGTCGCGGCTCACTTAGACCCGATCCGCCGCGGGGCCCTGTTCGAACGCCTGCGCGATAGCGGCGCGCAAGTGTGGCTTACCGGAACAGAACTAGCGCCGTTTGAGGCAATTCGCGAGGAAGCTGCGGTGTGGCGGGTTGAAAATGGTAAGCTGCAACGGGTCTAG
- a CDS encoding PspC domain-containing protein encodes MSNLERKPAGGSPQSGGSNGFSLDKRNAKLWGVCSGIANYFNWDPMLVRIGFVAGTLIGFGSLLLVYAAIALIAD; translated from the coding sequence ATGAGCAATTTGGAACGTAAACCTGCTGGCGGCTCGCCCCAAAGCGGCGGAAGCAACGGCTTTAGCCTGGACAAGCGCAATGCCAAATTGTGGGGCGTATGCTCTGGCATCGCAAACTACTTCAATTGGGACCCAATGTTGGTCCGCATCGGCTTTGTCGCTGGCACATTGATCGGTTTCGGCTCGCTGCTTCTCGTTTACGCAGCAATCGCCCTTATCGCAGACTGA
- a CDS encoding recombination protein F produces the protein MMTTFDQISNRVFASFTAVAISALFMATAIIPATPTGLIA, from the coding sequence ATGATGACTACTTTTGACCAAATTTCGAACCGCGTTTTCGCAAGCTTCACTGCAGTCGCTATCTCGGCTCTGTTTATGGCTACTGCCATTATCCCGGCAACGCCAACTGGCCTGATCGCTTAA
- a CDS encoding ABC transporter ATP-binding protein yields the protein MASQNSISARNLTLTYDPDKNPVEVLRGIDLDVATGEVLALLGPSGSGKSSLMAVLSGLERASGGDLTVAGQDFTTMDEDGLAKARRGHIGIVLQAFHLLPTMTALENVATPMELAGDPDAASKAKAELEAVGLGHRLDHYPTQLSGGEQQRVAIARAIAPGPELIFADEPTGNLDIATGHDIIELLFQRREETGATLVVITHDVELAERCDRIVTIGDGLIAKDSKPKTKPGTKAA from the coding sequence GTGGCAAGTCAAAACTCTATTTCCGCCCGAAATCTCACGCTGACTTATGATCCGGACAAAAATCCGGTCGAAGTCCTACGCGGGATCGATCTCGATGTGGCAACTGGCGAGGTGCTGGCGCTGCTCGGCCCCTCCGGTTCGGGCAAAAGCTCGCTTATGGCTGTGCTGTCCGGCCTTGAACGTGCCTCTGGCGGCGATCTCACCGTTGCCGGGCAGGATTTCACCACGATGGATGAGGACGGGCTAGCGAAAGCACGGCGCGGCCATATCGGTATCGTGTTGCAGGCATTCCACCTGCTGCCCACCATGACCGCGCTGGAGAACGTCGCGACACCGATGGAATTGGCGGGCGATCCGGATGCCGCAAGCAAAGCCAAGGCGGAACTGGAAGCGGTTGGCCTAGGCCACCGGCTCGACCATTACCCAACACAGCTTTCGGGCGGGGAACAACAACGTGTGGCTATCGCCCGTGCGATTGCCCCGGGACCGGAACTGATCTTTGCCGACGAGCCGACCGGCAACCTCGACATCGCAACTGGCCATGACATTATCGAATTGCTGTTCCAACGCCGCGAAGAGACCGGCGCGACGCTGGTCGTTATTACGCACGATGTTGAACTCGCCGAACGCTGCGACCGCATTGTGACGATCGGCGACGGTTTGATCGCCAAGGA
- a CDS encoding TPM domain-containing protein, producing the protein MSRKPYLDAQSHAIVTNAVAEAELTTSGEIVTVLAERSDGYTDIALVWCSLAAFLALTFCVTFPDLLLDTYAGFHNGWNTDWSAREVFAMAAGAAIFWFLILWLIQLSDTVKFALIPGKVKTLRVHDRAVAHFKVGAERRTHGRTGIMIYLSMREHRAEIVADEPIAELVDAEVWGEAMADMLVEIKQGRIAEGMAAGVRDVGKVLSEHFPRAEDDQNELPDRLIEV; encoded by the coding sequence ATGTCCAGAAAACCCTATCTCGATGCCCAGTCCCATGCGATTGTCACCAATGCGGTTGCGGAAGCGGAGCTCACAACATCCGGCGAAATCGTAACCGTGCTGGCCGAACGGTCGGACGGCTACACCGATATCGCGCTCGTCTGGTGCAGCCTCGCGGCATTCCTGGCGCTGACGTTCTGCGTGACGTTCCCCGATTTGCTGCTCGATACCTATGCTGGCTTCCACAATGGCTGGAACACCGACTGGTCTGCGCGTGAAGTCTTTGCGATGGCCGCGGGCGCAGCGATATTCTGGTTCCTGATCCTATGGTTGATCCAGCTATCCGATACCGTCAAATTTGCGCTTATCCCAGGAAAGGTCAAGACCTTGCGGGTTCACGACCGCGCAGTGGCGCACTTCAAAGTCGGTGCCGAGCGCCGCACGCATGGTCGTACGGGCATTATGATCTACCTGTCGATGCGCGAACATCGCGCTGAAATCGTCGCGGATGAACCGATCGCCGAACTGGTCGATGCAGAAGTCTGGGGCGAGGCGATGGCCGATATGCTCGTCGAGATCAAACAAGGCAGGATCGCCGAAGGCATGGCCGCCGGGGTGCGCGATGTCGGCAAAGTTCTGTCCGAGCACTTCCCCCGCGCTGAAGATGATCAAAACGAATTGCCGGACCGGCTGATTGAAGTCTAA
- a CDS encoding OmpA family protein, with product MNIRRKSVKPLTSISRIPVSFAVLAAALPVGVSAQQLEPAAYDQDIVVLGERMLPDETAPQGPEVKGIISARNGDRVQVTSADGAQTMLTITENTVIEASGGFLGLDRDTLSANSLLNGLPVTVETVEWNGGLFASEIKAKNKDLRTANMIRNGTDQRFGEQGAAITKNAAATEALRGRFGDIDQYNLKGTTNVYFDTGKYNLSAQARNELCSAASQAGAMDNALLLVVGYTDSTGSYETNQELSEKRAGRVVNYLQQQCGWKPYRMLTPTGMAEADPAASNDTAAGKAQNRRVAVNILVSKSVDGI from the coding sequence ATGAATATTAGGAGAAAAAGTGTGAAACCCCTAACCAGTATTTCCAGAATTCCTGTTAGTTTTGCTGTGCTTGCAGCGGCTCTACCTGTGGGCGTATCGGCTCAGCAGCTTGAGCCCGCTGCCTATGACCAAGACATTGTTGTATTGGGTGAGCGCATGTTGCCCGACGAGACTGCGCCCCAGGGGCCCGAAGTCAAAGGCATCATTTCGGCGCGCAATGGCGACAGGGTGCAAGTCACCAGCGCCGATGGCGCGCAGACGATGCTGACCATAACTGAAAACACGGTTATCGAGGCAAGCGGCGGATTTCTGGGTCTCGACCGCGATACATTGAGCGCGAATTCGCTACTCAATGGCCTGCCCGTCACGGTTGAGACCGTTGAATGGAACGGCGGCCTTTTTGCCAGCGAGATCAAGGCAAAGAACAAGGATCTCAGAACTGCGAACATGATCCGCAACGGTACTGACCAGCGCTTCGGCGAGCAAGGTGCCGCAATTACGAAAAATGCCGCCGCGACCGAGGCCCTGCGCGGCCGGTTCGGCGATATCGATCAGTATAACCTCAAAGGCACGACCAACGTCTATTTCGATACAGGCAAATACAATCTGTCGGCTCAAGCCAGAAACGAGCTGTGCAGTGCAGCATCGCAAGCGGGTGCGATGGACAATGCTCTGCTGCTGGTCGTCGGCTACACCGACTCCACCGGCAGCTACGAGACCAATCAGGAACTGAGCGAGAAGCGCGCGGGCCGGGTTGTGAACTATCTACAGCAGCAATGCGGCTGGAAACCGTACCGGATGCTGACCCCCACCGGGATGGCGGAAGCCGATCCGGCAGCCAGCAACGATACAGCGGCCGGTAAAGCGCAGAACCGCCGCGTGGCAGTGAACATTCTCGTCAGCAAAAGCGTTGACGGCATCTAA
- a CDS encoding SDR family oxidoreductase yields MVDRVKGKLALVTGAAQGLGAAHSLLLAKEGARVLCTDINSNGAANTAQIINEQFGAGTAYSIEHDVTNVSHWNAAVEMARDNLGGLNVLVNNAGIGVAGNIEDCTFEDWKRCFAVNVDSIFHGCQAALPLMREHAPGSIINISSIAGLIASDTMPAYNASKASVWMLSKSIALHCAKKNMGIRCNSIHPTFVDTPILDGTAKHAGIEKGLLLEKLARQVPLKMVGEPNDIANAVLYLASDESRFMTGAELKLDGGISAM; encoded by the coding sequence ATGGTAGACCGCGTAAAGGGCAAATTGGCATTGGTGACAGGCGCGGCGCAGGGCCTTGGCGCAGCGCATTCGCTGCTGCTCGCCAAAGAAGGCGCGCGCGTGCTGTGCACCGATATCAACAGCAACGGCGCTGCCAACACTGCGCAGATTATCAACGAGCAATTCGGCGCGGGAACAGCCTATTCGATCGAGCATGACGTGACCAACGTGTCGCACTGGAATGCTGCGGTAGAAATGGCGCGCGACAATCTGGGCGGGCTCAATGTGCTGGTGAACAATGCGGGTATTGGTGTCGCCGGAAATATCGAAGATTGCACGTTCGAAGACTGGAAACGGTGCTTCGCGGTCAATGTCGATTCAATCTTCCACGGGTGTCAGGCGGCATTACCACTGATGCGCGAACATGCACCCGGGTCGATTATCAATATCAGTTCAATCGCGGGCCTGATCGCGAGCGACACAATGCCTGCCTATAACGCCTCAAAAGCGTCGGTCTGGATGCTCAGCAAGTCTATTGCTTTGCACTGCGCGAAAAAGAATATGGGGATCCGGTGCAATTCGATCCATCCGACATTTGTCGATACCCCGATTCTGGATGGAACGGCCAAACATGCCGGAATCGAAAAAGGGCTGTTGTTGGAGAAGCTGGCGCGTCAGGTGCCGCTGAAAATGGTCGGTGAGCCGAACGATATTGCCAACGCGGTGCTCTATCTCGCCAGTGACGAGAGCCGCTTTATGACCGGGGCCGAGCTGAAACTGGATGGCGGCATTTCCGCCATGTGA
- a CDS encoding arylesterase, whose amino-acid sequence MQLRRLSIVPVLLSALLLAACGSEAPAPKSETEASRDTATEQPVMGPERRILAFGNSLFAGYNVASEDSYPAKLEASLRAKGINARVTNAGVSGDTTAAGLQRLTFTLDGQQDKPDLFILELGGNDLLRGLPVTETRKNIEAMLQELQKREIPVLLMGMRAPPNFAEFQNEFDSIYPQLAQQYGAELVPFFLESIYQKPEMIQSDRVHPTEEGIETLVGATVEAVVRALPEE is encoded by the coding sequence ATGCAACTACGCCGTTTGTCGATTGTTCCAGTATTATTGTCCGCGCTGCTTCTGGCTGCCTGTGGCAGCGAGGCACCTGCGCCCAAGAGCGAGACAGAGGCTTCACGTGATACCGCGACCGAGCAGCCTGTAATGGGGCCGGAGCGGCGCATTCTGGCGTTCGGTAACAGCCTGTTCGCGGGCTATAATGTCGCGTCGGAAGACAGTTACCCCGCCAAGCTCGAAGCATCCCTGCGTGCGAAGGGGATCAATGCCCGCGTGACCAATGCCGGCGTATCGGGCGACACCACTGCCGCGGGTCTGCAGCGCCTGACTTTTACGCTGGACGGGCAGCAGGACAAGCCCGACCTGTTTATCCTTGAGCTGGGCGGCAATGATCTACTGCGCGGTCTTCCGGTTACCGAAACCCGCAAAAATATCGAAGCGATGCTGCAAGAGCTGCAGAAGCGCGAGATCCCCGTCCTGCTGATGGGCATGCGCGCACCGCCCAATTTTGCCGAGTTTCAGAATGAATTCGACAGTATTTATCCGCAACTGGCGCAGCAATATGGTGCTGAACTGGTCCCGTTCTTCCTCGAATCCATCTATCAAAAGCCGGAAATGATCCAGAGTGATAGGGTGCACCCCACCGAGGAAGGGATCGAAACGCTGGTCGGTGCAACCGTGGAAGCGGTGGTGCGGGCGTTGCCTGAGGAATAA
- a CDS encoding NUDIX hydrolase, with translation MSVSDPDANLPEEIVWQGKFITAKVRGRWEYVGRARNIRAAAILAIADGHVLLVEQYRIPLGKRSLEIPAGLIGDDDGAEGEAPEVAAARELEEETGYVAESFENLGEYYSSPGMVSESFTLLRAHGLTKVGEGGGTDSEDIIVHRVKLTELRQFVADWRKGGHAVDVRLAILLAEDFLKED, from the coding sequence ATGAGTGTTTCAGACCCCGACGCAAACCTGCCTGAAGAGATTGTCTGGCAGGGCAAATTCATCACTGCCAAGGTCCGCGGCCGCTGGGAATATGTTGGCCGGGCGCGCAATATCCGCGCCGCCGCTATCCTTGCCATTGCGGACGGCCATGTGCTGCTGGTCGAGCAATACCGGATCCCGCTGGGCAAGCGCAGTCTTGAAATCCCCGCCGGCCTAATCGGTGATGATGACGGCGCAGAAGGCGAAGCACCCGAAGTCGCCGCCGCGCGCGAACTGGAAGAAGAGACCGGCTATGTTGCCGAAAGCTTTGAAAATCTCGGCGAGTATTACTCCAGCCCCGGCATGGTCAGCGAGAGTTTCACGCTGCTGCGCGCGCACGGTCTGACCAAAGTCGGCGAAGGCGGCGGCACCGACAGCGAAGACATCATCGTCCACCGCGTCAAACTGACCGAGCTGAGACAATTCGTTGCGGATTGGCGCAAGGGCGGGCATGCAGTCGACGTGCGGCTCGCAATATTGCTGGCTGAGGATTTTCTGAAGGAAGACTGA